In a genomic window of Equus przewalskii isolate Varuska chromosome 4, EquPr2, whole genome shotgun sequence:
- the SPAM1 gene encoding hyaluronidase PH-20 isoform X2, producing the protein MGVLRIQHGFVGSSGTSQVVFTFLLIPCCLTVDFRAPPIFPNTPFLWAWNAPTDVCAEKFNVPLDLRLFSLVGSPRVNVTGQNITLFYSDRLGYYPYIEAKTGKLVNGGLPQSGSLPGHLEKAKADISYYIPTDHVGLAVIDWEEWRPTWVRNWQAKDIYRQQSILLVQEENVQLNVTEATKTAKTMFEKAGKSFMLETLKLGKSLKPNHLWGFYLFPECYNHYKGSDYNGSCYDIEKIRNDGLDWLWNESTALYPSVHLNSKLKSSPLAALFVRNRVQEAIRVSKLPSAESPLPIFTYTRPVFSDKPSEYLSQDDFVNTIGENIALGVSGTIFWGTSDLSSSMVFVPHLFTPFQE; encoded by the exons ATGGGAGTGCTAAGGATCCAGCATGGCTTTGTTGGGTCCAGTGGAACATCACAGGTGGTGTTCACGTTCCTTTTGATTCCGTGTTGCTTGACTGTGGATTTCAGAGCACCCCCTATCTTCCCAAATACTCCTTTTCTCTGGGCCTGGAATGCCCCAACTGACGTTTGTGCTGAGAAGTTTAACGTGCCACTAGATCTGAGGCTCTTCTCTTTAGTAGGAAGCCCCCGAGTAAATGTCACAGGACAAAATATTACGTTATTTTATAGTGATAGACTTGGCTACTATCCTTACATAGAAGCAAAGACAGGCAAACTTGTGAATGGAGGACTCCCCCAGTCGGGATCCTTACCAGGTCATTTGGAGAAAGCTAAGGCTGACATTTCCTATTACATTCCAACAGACCACGTGGGCTTGGCTGTCATTGACTGGGAAGAGTGGAGGCCTACCTGGGTAAGAAACTGGCAAGCTAAAGATATTTACAGGCAGCAATCTATTTTGTTGGTTCAGGAAGAAAATGTACAACTTAACGTCACCGAGGCCACCAAGACGGCCAAAACAATGTttgaaaaggcaggaaagagTTTCATGCTAGAGACTTTAAAACTTGGAAAATCACTTAAGCCAAATCACTTATGGGGTTTTTATCTTTTCCCTGAGTGTTACAATCACTATAAAGGATCCGATTACAATGGAAGTTGCTATGatatagaaaagataagaaaCGATGGACTTGACTGGTTGTGGAACGAAAGCACTGCCCTTTACCCATCTGTTCACTTGAATAGCAAATTAAAGTCTTCTCCACTAGCTGCACTCTTTGTCAGGAATCGTGTTCAGGAAGCCATTCGAGTTTCTAAACTTCCCAGTGCTGAAAGTCCACTTCCCATCTTTACATATACACGCCCAGTTTTTTCTGATAAGCCTTCAGAATATCTTTCTCAG GATGACTTTGTGAATACAATTGGTGAAAATATTGCTCTAGGAGTCTCAGGAACTATATTCTGGGGAACCTCCGATTTAAGCAGCAGTATG GTCTTTGTCCCTCACCTCTTCACTCCTTTTCAAGAGTAA